From Deferribacterota bacterium:
ATCCTGTGTTATCAACTACTGGTAGAATAGTTAGCTCTGGATTATCCTCAAACCTTTCAAACACTTCTTCCATTGTTGAATTTATAAGTACTGGTTTAACTGTATCAAGCCTATCTCTTATGAGGTCTTCATCGGTAGCGGCTCTTCTCCTATCAAGCTTAGCTGCCTCTTCAACTGATTTATATACAAGATCTATGCTTTCTATATCTTTAGTTGGCTTTGCAACAAAATATCCCTGTAACATATCAATACCAAATTGCTTTATCATGAAATATTCCTCTTTTGTCTCGACACACTCAGCAATTATGTTTATACCAAAAAGATGGGCGATCCTTGTTATATATTGTAAAAATGTTCCATACCTAATATTATTAACATTACTAACTAGATCTCTATCTATCTTAATAAAATTAGGGCTATCTTGTGATAGCAAAGGATAATTCATACTATAAACACCATAGTTATCAATTGACAACTTAAAACCACTCTCTTTTGCATAATCTATTAATATATTGAAGGTTTTTATAAAGTGTTTATTCATGCCTCCATCTATAT
This genomic window contains:
- a CDS encoding EAL domain-containing protein → MKTNKILDKIFYSYQPILNVYSGNTVGVEAFLRGYNNLGFSNIPQFFDTIKNEKNYLEIECEIMRKAIKGFKKANFSKNIILFININDTFVGNDEFNFDNVTEIITDEGLFLENICFDIDGGMNKHFIKTFNILIDYAKESGFKLSIDNYGVYSMNYPLLSQDSPNFIKIDRDLVSNVNNIRYGTFLQYITRIAHLFGINIIAECVETKEEYFMIKQFGIDMLQGYFVAKPTKDIESIDLVYKSVEEAAKLDRRRAATDEDLIRDRLDTVKPVLINSTMEEVFERFEDNPELTILPVVDNTG